In the genome of Thermosphaera aggregans DSM 11486, one region contains:
- a CDS encoding DUF499 domain-containing protein, translated as MTSQSVKPFTSVLKPRPEVLEGRVVEALSLANIYLFNELREKIPEVATLEPSPLYYPEEFLRRTYFSEAMKRVVLKVFGGLAGATYLYLDDKGNRLPVSSKVIIIPSHLGGGKTHLLATLYHLSKLVNEKGESVVRYFEGDRETSNALKHAVRVIAEQGGIRVVAIVGDTRTLAPSPDKPLEIDGLRIHTPWGLLAYLLGAYAELENADQHHLAPKVDELRRLLKGKSVLILLDEAVEYMETAVRLDSTYKGYSDSFQSFIRNLAEAVSDTPGSVLVVTLPAEYREGVVTAGLQHPEYVEKVRSMLERVAHEYIPPLEVKRDIVEVFKRRLFENALSKEVSETAYSTAVEAESKARRDSTLESAAKARYGDLTAFREKVRESYPFHPGFIEALVQVASSNPQLGLTRYMLAYVARLIRHLYELKSRRGRDAPVALITPWLIPFDKIEFRTELLRGLHAQYQNDFLRIYEQEVKHHDARLENALWTATTPTRQALYEFLKGAVSRTIWLYTIPGRGSKNASSLKLYPSVHEIPVLVYDPLFLSETPMADVLNVVNDLLNTSTYLYRMDGRVFYALVPDILKFLRERYVSTTDFDALISLEKLVNKQSFKPGRKIERVYPILTDKEGEIEKLVKEALASTRSPVLFVYLALSPPPDSLERVVLVRNNIVLLIAEYGESPVDRGLVYTENVKRIVGSEPATLRDYLKSLLRLSKVLDNVLSSSDFLREEFGDEFHGLIQENLRKMRADVERQITAALFSSFRRVVLGTRRTSYTVDLKPVDEEVKDLSTLAKLLEEFLEKRGVATSWTWLGIYNQLSGWGEIWDSDRSLKKPVKLGDLWEQLLGSSSVKPHLTRYVDFEEAVREAYDGNLIALRHGEKILWLKHPYRPEEAEQYYRVRYQKAGRLNDWDRDVKQELERLGIRLSDLEAVSPRMIVREYVDMVRKQAQVRPGEKVVRRLVVYLPDGKQDLPAFMVKYRSDVELAEALSKYPIVLEEETPPRTFDLRVLRINDRVYSEREGLVEIEGEGSVKLLVEGRVEADEVFPVSITLKAVDEENREVSSRRFETKTPAVFTLELEIKKAGVFNVFVTASEPGGYRIDETPVARVRVRGELCVEKTYPATEAERMLLRGDVKTEVKTMVLNGMIRKGAISNLSEALADLGLNRVRVTGNISFRSGGEEIIAEFKNADAAKIAKIVGSIGVEDLEVDMEFQGVGANTLFQARTAKALLLDPSSPLSPLVKIVVRECSRI; from the coding sequence ATGACTTCTCAAAGCGTTAAACCATTCACAAGCGTTTTAAAACCCCGCCCCGAGGTCTTGGAGGGCAGGGTTGTCGAGGCTTTAAGCCTCGCAAACATCTACTTGTTCAACGAGCTCAGAGAAAAAATCCCCGAGGTCGCAACGCTAGAGCCAAGCCCCCTCTACTATCCCGAGGAATTCCTAAGGAGGACGTACTTTAGTGAAGCGATGAAGCGGGTTGTACTGAAGGTTTTCGGGGGGCTCGCCGGGGCCACATACTTATACCTGGATGATAAGGGCAACAGGCTACCCGTCTCCTCAAAGGTCATTATCATCCCCAGCCACCTCGGCGGCGGTAAGACACATCTTCTAGCCACGCTCTACCATCTCTCAAAGCTCGTCAACGAGAAAGGGGAAAGCGTTGTCAGATATTTCGAGGGAGACCGCGAAACATCCAACGCCCTCAAGCACGCTGTCAGAGTCATCGCCGAGCAGGGCGGGATACGTGTTGTCGCAATAGTAGGAGATACCCGCACTCTCGCCCCAAGCCCTGATAAGCCGCTCGAGATAGATGGGCTGAGGATCCACACTCCATGGGGCCTTCTCGCCTACCTGCTCGGAGCCTACGCGGAGTTGGAGAACGCTGACCAACACCATCTCGCCCCCAAGGTCGACGAGCTGAGGAGGCTGTTGAAGGGTAAGAGCGTCCTGATACTGCTCGACGAAGCGGTCGAGTACATGGAGACCGCTGTAAGGCTTGACTCCACTTACAAAGGATACAGCGACTCATTCCAGTCGTTCATAAGGAACCTGGCCGAAGCCGTCAGCGACACCCCGGGCTCGGTTCTGGTTGTAACGCTCCCGGCGGAGTACAGGGAGGGTGTTGTGACAGCGGGGCTTCAACACCCAGAGTATGTTGAGAAGGTAAGGAGCATGCTGGAGAGGGTTGCCCATGAATACATACCTCCGCTGGAGGTTAAACGAGACATTGTCGAGGTTTTCAAGAGAAGGTTGTTCGAGAACGCTTTGTCCAAGGAGGTTTCGGAAACAGCCTACTCAACCGCCGTAGAGGCTGAGAGCAAGGCCCGGAGAGATTCGACCTTGGAATCAGCGGCCAAGGCTAGGTACGGGGATTTAACAGCGTTCAGGGAGAAGGTGAGGGAGAGCTACCCGTTCCACCCGGGCTTTATCGAAGCGCTCGTCCAGGTCGCCTCATCCAATCCCCAGCTAGGTCTAACCAGGTATATGCTGGCATACGTTGCCAGGTTGATCAGACACTTATACGAGTTGAAGAGCAGGCGGGGAAGGGATGCCCCGGTCGCGCTGATAACCCCGTGGCTAATCCCGTTCGACAAGATAGAGTTTAGGACGGAGCTTCTAAGAGGGCTTCACGCACAGTACCAGAACGACTTCCTGAGGATCTACGAGCAGGAGGTCAAGCACCACGATGCTAGGCTTGAAAACGCTCTCTGGACGGCTACCACCCCGACCAGGCAAGCCCTCTACGAGTTCCTTAAAGGAGCTGTTTCCAGAACAATATGGCTGTACACTATACCTGGAAGGGGGAGCAAGAACGCTAGCTCGCTCAAGCTGTACCCGAGTGTTCACGAAATACCAGTACTAGTGTACGATCCCTTATTCCTTAGCGAAACCCCTATGGCGGACGTGTTGAACGTTGTAAACGATCTTTTGAACACGTCAACGTACCTGTACAGGATGGATGGTAGGGTGTTCTACGCCCTAGTGCCCGATATTCTCAAATTCCTCCGGGAGAGATACGTTTCCACCACCGATTTCGACGCGTTGATCAGCCTTGAAAAGCTCGTCAACAAGCAGTCGTTCAAGCCTGGGAGGAAGATTGAGAGAGTATACCCTATACTGACGGATAAGGAGGGGGAGATTGAGAAGCTCGTGAAAGAAGCACTGGCCTCCACGAGAAGCCCCGTCCTCTTCGTCTACCTTGCTTTAAGCCCACCCCCTGACAGTCTAGAACGCGTCGTGCTCGTTAGAAACAACATAGTATTGCTGATAGCTGAATACGGTGAAAGCCCTGTTGACCGGGGACTAGTGTACACTGAGAATGTTAAACGCATAGTAGGGTCCGAGCCCGCCACGTTAAGGGATTACTTGAAGTCGCTACTGAGGCTTTCCAAGGTTCTGGACAACGTTTTAAGCAGTAGCGACTTTTTAAGAGAGGAGTTCGGCGACGAGTTCCACGGGCTGATCCAGGAGAACTTGAGGAAGATGAGAGCTGATGTGGAGAGGCAGATTACTGCTGCATTATTCTCCTCCTTCAGGAGGGTAGTACTGGGGACGCGGAGAACATCGTATACTGTAGACTTGAAACCGGTTGACGAGGAGGTTAAAGACCTTTCCACCCTGGCTAAACTGCTCGAGGAGTTCCTAGAGAAGCGGGGCGTTGCAACCTCTTGGACATGGCTGGGCATTTACAACCAGTTGAGCGGGTGGGGCGAGATATGGGATTCTGATCGCTCGTTGAAGAAGCCGGTTAAGCTGGGCGATTTATGGGAGCAACTGCTAGGATCCTCCAGCGTGAAACCACACTTGACAAGATACGTGGACTTTGAGGAGGCTGTGAGAGAGGCCTACGACGGTAACCTCATAGCTCTCAGGCATGGTGAGAAGATACTGTGGCTGAAACACCCGTACAGGCCGGAGGAGGCTGAGCAGTACTACAGGGTTAGGTATCAGAAGGCTGGGAGGCTTAACGACTGGGATAGGGATGTTAAGCAGGAGCTGGAGAGGCTGGGGATTAGGCTGAGCGATCTCGAAGCCGTCTCCCCGAGGATGATTGTGAGAGAGTATGTCGATATGGTTAGGAAGCAAGCGCAGGTCAGGCCTGGAGAGAAAGTTGTCAGGAGGCTGGTCGTATACCTCCCGGACGGCAAGCAGGATCTCCCAGCATTCATGGTGAAGTATAGGAGCGATGTTGAACTGGCCGAAGCACTGTCAAAATACCCCATCGTCTTGGAAGAGGAAACCCCGCCCAGGACCTTCGACCTGAGAGTCCTAAGGATCAACGACAGGGTTTACAGCGAGAGAGAAGGGCTTGTCGAGATCGAGGGGGAGGGCTCAGTGAAGCTCCTGGTTGAGGGCAGGGTTGAAGCGGACGAGGTCTTCCCTGTCTCTATAACTCTCAAAGCCGTTGACGAGGAGAACAGAGAGGTGTCCTCGAGAAGGTTTGAGACAAAAACCCCAGCGGTTTTCACCCTGGAGCTGGAGATTAAAAAGGCAGGAGTGTTCAACGTCTTCGTAACCGCTTCAGAGCCCGGAGGCTACAGGATCGATGAAACACCTGTCGCAAGGGTCAGGGTTAGAGGAGAGCTCTGCGTTGAGAAAACATATCCAGCTACTGAAGCGGAGAGAATGCTACTGCGTGGAGATGTTAAGACGGAGGTTAAAACAATGGTTTTGAATGGAATGATTAGGAAGGGTGCGATAAGTAACCTTAGCGAGGCGTTAGCGGATCTAGGATTGAACCGGGTGAGGGTTACCGGTAACATCTCGTTTAGAAGCGGCGGCGAGGAAATAATCGCCGAGTTCAAAAACGCTGACGCCGCGAAGATAGCGAAGATTGTGGGCTCGATCGGGGTTGAAGACCTCGAAGTAGACATGGAGTTCCAGGGAGTGGGCGCTAACACTCTGTTCCAAGCCAGGACGGCTAAGGCGTTGCTCCTCGACCCGTCCTCACCTCTCTCACCGCTCGTGAAGATAGTGGTTCGCGAGTGCTCGAGGATTTAG
- a CDS encoding DUF1156 domain-containing protein — MLESGSFPVEIVNIASAKEKGPGRPPFWEMVFWWTRKPLASSRAVILASLLPGSFNPERFTKIVYPSYEGRGRFSKTPHYLNPNTRLLDKEIYEKIRGASLLDPFAGFGSIPLEAVRLGLKEVVASELLPTAVVFLRAVLEYPKWAVDKKIGDKLISDVENWGKWVLERLGEDPDVKELYDPDTAVYIGTWEVKCPYCGRYTPLVGNWWLARVKGEKGFKALAWMKPVKTENDVEIEVEQIKDPAILQAAKPVRKGNKTIGLEVNGQRIIVGDPALDGEANIDARNNETTCLYCHAKIKGLRDKWLVKEALREWNTRLEKYLNGEATLEELRESPARPRLLVKVKTAGGELEFKPATQDDNEKLWRALEKLKVIWGDPDVPIEPMPTYENRSIWVIGYGFSKWYQLFNPRQLLTLVKLVKLVREAGKRIEEEKLKQGWSKEDAYKYAEAVTTYLAILLCKHADWNSMESGWQLSYLIAAHTLAMRGIAMVWNWGEYNPFSDYRGTWKAMSKNIVEGLSYLVNAVSGSSSRVRVLLDDATSLSKLGDEKFDLIVTDPPYKDDVAYSELSDFYYVWLKRALSDSSAVSLHPRFHSDAFFPGGVEVRTQWEWFSSREVSMNVGRCEHFGMASEGEECGEVYKNLLKASFKSMSSRLSENGLLITYFAQSSPEAWISLIEAGLDNNLHPSTASPVLTESEESVVARGKAAISASIVVAWRKASRGEPVDVSSRYDELVEEATQALKSVEEALSKASAGVVSELYGVTIYVMAYAKVLSLLTRNGRPVKAGKTLEPEEIAGLASEILARAYAREAGAQLSSSDSIFYYIVKKVFPRGGEGRRLASSSDLILISHGVSPVEKGKALDDYVRKGVLKAYGREEETEVASRKTYTLIEPTSVDELELSQVLKEHGVNPDDPSTFKSPVHVLHALMLYSLKPREVFAKYYEKTYLSNPSLATEAVELAKALSTLNGDPEAELAKRVLEYLGASGFKTRGKVTLHDFSKR; from the coding sequence ATGTTGGAATCAGGTAGCTTCCCCGTTGAAATAGTGAATATCGCGTCCGCAAAGGAGAAGGGGCCGGGCAGGCCCCCGTTCTGGGAGATGGTTTTCTGGTGGACCAGGAAGCCCCTGGCATCCTCTAGGGCTGTAATCCTGGCATCCCTCCTCCCAGGGAGCTTCAACCCTGAAAGGTTCACCAAGATCGTCTACCCTAGCTACGAGGGCCGGGGAAGGTTCTCCAAGACCCCGCACTACTTAAACCCTAACACGAGACTTCTCGACAAAGAGATTTACGAAAAAATCCGGGGGGCAAGCCTCCTAGACCCTTTCGCAGGCTTCGGCTCAATACCCTTGGAAGCCGTGAGGCTCGGGCTGAAGGAAGTGGTTGCCTCCGAACTACTCCCCACAGCCGTGGTCTTTCTCAGAGCAGTCCTGGAATACCCTAAGTGGGCCGTGGATAAGAAGATTGGGGACAAGCTGATCAGCGACGTTGAGAACTGGGGTAAATGGGTTCTCGAAAGACTGGGAGAAGACCCCGATGTCAAAGAACTCTACGACCCCGACACAGCAGTCTACATTGGAACATGGGAGGTTAAATGCCCTTACTGCGGGAGGTACACGCCCCTGGTAGGGAACTGGTGGCTGGCGAGAGTCAAGGGGGAGAAGGGTTTCAAAGCACTAGCATGGATGAAACCTGTGAAAACTGAGAATGATGTCGAGATAGAAGTAGAGCAGATAAAGGATCCGGCGATCCTCCAGGCGGCTAAACCCGTTAGGAAGGGGAATAAGACCATTGGACTCGAGGTAAACGGGCAGAGAATTATCGTGGGAGACCCCGCTCTAGACGGGGAGGCGAATATAGACGCTAGAAACAACGAGACCACATGCCTCTACTGCCACGCCAAGATAAAGGGGTTGAGGGACAAATGGCTTGTGAAAGAAGCCCTGCGGGAATGGAACACTAGGCTCGAGAAATACTTGAACGGGGAAGCAACCCTGGAGGAACTGCGGGAAAGCCCCGCCCGGCCACGGCTCTTAGTAAAAGTGAAAACAGCGGGAGGCGAACTAGAGTTCAAGCCAGCCACACAAGACGACAACGAGAAACTCTGGAGAGCACTTGAAAAGCTGAAGGTTATCTGGGGAGACCCAGACGTTCCCATAGAGCCTATGCCAACTTATGAAAATAGGTCTATATGGGTTATAGGCTACGGCTTTAGCAAGTGGTATCAACTATTTAACCCGAGACAACTCCTAACTCTGGTAAAACTAGTCAAGCTGGTACGGGAGGCAGGTAAGAGAATAGAGGAGGAGAAGCTGAAGCAGGGATGGAGCAAAGAGGACGCATACAAATACGCGGAAGCAGTAACAACATACCTGGCAATCCTGCTTTGTAAACACGCAGACTGGAACTCGATGGAGTCTGGATGGCAGTTATCTTATTTGATCGCGGCTCATACACTCGCTATGAGGGGCATAGCCATGGTGTGGAACTGGGGTGAATACAACCCATTTTCAGATTACAGAGGTACATGGAAAGCAATGAGTAAGAATATTGTTGAAGGCTTGTCATATCTGGTTAACGCTGTTTCTGGTAGTTCTAGTCGTGTTAGGGTTTTGCTTGATGACGCTACTTCTCTGAGCAAGCTTGGAGACGAGAAGTTTGACCTTATTGTTACTGATCCGCCTTATAAGGACGATGTGGCTTATTCTGAGCTCAGCGACTTCTACTATGTTTGGCTGAAGAGGGCTTTGAGCGATAGCAGTGCTGTCTCCCTGCACCCAAGATTCCACTCCGACGCCTTCTTCCCGGGCGGCGTGGAGGTTCGTACCCAGTGGGAGTGGTTCTCCAGCCGCGAGGTCTCGATGAACGTGGGTAGGTGTGAGCACTTCGGCATGGCCTCGGAGGGTGAGGAGTGCGGCGAGGTTTACAAGAACCTGCTTAAAGCTAGCTTTAAATCCATGTCAAGCAGGCTGAGTGAGAACGGGTTGCTCATAACCTATTTCGCCCAGAGCTCGCCGGAGGCGTGGATCTCCCTGATCGAGGCTGGATTGGACAACAACCTGCACCCGTCTACAGCCTCCCCGGTTCTCACGGAGAGCGAGGAGAGCGTTGTGGCAAGGGGTAAAGCAGCTATTTCCGCAAGCATTGTCGTGGCATGGAGGAAGGCTTCTAGGGGGGAACCCGTTGACGTCTCCTCAAGATATGATGAATTGGTTGAGGAGGCTACACAAGCCCTTAAATCCGTTGAGGAGGCTTTATCCAAGGCTAGCGCCGGGGTTGTCTCGGAGCTGTACGGGGTAACCATATACGTTATGGCTTACGCTAAAGTACTGAGCCTCCTAACCAGGAACGGGAGGCCGGTGAAGGCTGGGAAAACCCTAGAGCCCGAGGAGATAGCCGGGCTGGCATCCGAAATACTCGCGAGGGCCTACGCGAGGGAGGCTGGGGCCCAGTTATCCAGTAGCGACTCCATATTCTACTATATCGTGAAGAAGGTTTTCCCGAGAGGGGGTGAGGGAAGGAGGCTTGCTTCGAGCAGCGACCTGATACTGATAAGCCACGGTGTCTCGCCCGTCGAGAAGGGGAAAGCCCTGGACGACTATGTGAGGAAAGGGGTTCTCAAGGCCTACGGGAGGGAGGAAGAGACGGAGGTGGCCAGTAGGAAAACCTACACTCTTATCGAGCCGACCAGTGTCGACGAGCTGGAGCTCTCCCAGGTTCTCAAAGAACACGGCGTCAACCCCGACGACCCCTCAACGTTCAAGAGCCCTGTCCACGTATTGCACGCGCTAATGCTCTACTCGCTTAAGCCGAGGGAGGTTTTCGCGAAATACTATGAGAAAACCTACCTGTCCAACCCCTCGTTAGCAACGGAGGCTGTTGAGCTCGCTAAAGCATTGTCAACTCTCAATGGTGATCCTGAGGCCGAGCTCGCTAAACGCGTTCTCGAATACCTTGGCGCGTCCGGTTTCAAAACAAGGGGTAAGGTGACCCTGCATGACTTCTCAAAGCGTTAA
- a CDS encoding IS607 family transposase, whose protein sequence is MSSGFEKLLRPREFCEAVGISYNTLKQWVREGRVKVYRTATGRWRIPYSEVERILGLRQGYTGETRAVIYARVSSSDQKSDLERQVEYLTQYCASKGYRVVDVLSDVASGLKTERRGLLKLFNQVVNRQVDVVVVTYRDRLTRFGFEYLEYFFKQYGVRVEVAFGEEPKGAYRELVEDLIEIVTSFAGKLYGMRSCKKKKLVEGFKKLLEEAEKSE, encoded by the coding sequence ATGTCTAGTGGTTTTGAGAAGTTGTTGAGACCACGCGAGTTCTGCGAGGCTGTTGGTATTAGTTATAATACTCTTAAGCAGTGGGTTCGTGAGGGTAGAGTCAAGGTCTATAGGACTGCTACCGGTAGGTGGAGGATACCGTACTCTGAGGTTGAGAGAATACTCGGTCTGAGGCAAGGATACACCGGGGAGACTAGGGCAGTTATATATGCACGTGTAAGTTCTTCAGACCAGAAGAGCGATTTGGAGAGGCAAGTGGAGTACTTGACGCAGTACTGTGCTTCAAAGGGATATAGAGTCGTAGATGTACTAAGTGATGTTGCTAGTGGGTTGAAGACCGAGAGGAGAGGTTTGCTGAAGCTCTTCAACCAAGTTGTCAATAGGCAGGTAGACGTGGTCGTGGTGACGTATAGGGATAGATTGACGAGGTTCGGCTTCGAGTACTTAGAGTACTTCTTCAAGCAGTACGGTGTTAGAGTAGAGGTTGCCTTTGGTGAAGAGCCCAAGGGTGCTTACCGAGAGCTCGTAGAGGACTTAATAGAAATTGTAACTTCCTTCGCTGGGAAGCTCTACGGGATGAGGAGTTGCAAGAAGAAAAAGCTCGTCGAGGGATTCAAAAAGCTCCTAGAGGAGGCTGAGAAGAGTGAGTGA
- a CDS encoding RNA-guided endonuclease InsQ/TnpB family protein has product MSELARTVVVPSVGLTGKKLAVFKELEELYRQVLVELVDYGSRNNIDSFTRLKRDKYRELRGRHPHLPSHYIHTACQDASTRIKSFNKLKRRGLAKSERPEVSRVSIWLDDHLWKRVGYTTILIYTHKGWMPVELVPHKLYWRYVNSGWALRTQPKIRIDYRRRRLLVYFVFAKAVDVDENSVKRVISVDVNEDNVAVKVLNRVFILETGVKRITIGYARYREAVQSVKGNGYVGRAIHGRERKRKRDIRSKIANIVSNTAKSLNAVVVLEELPKQCPRNMIRDVRDPALRHRIYQAGFRGMVKAIEEKCLERGVLVVKVDPRDTSSTCPFCNSKLVRGNAPRQLKCPRCGFRAGRDVVAVLNLEKKYLTPKGLVPLTPMPSDPTPEVAVLPVKKWARRKSLEGTTKHPETPTNTLQGQTVFH; this is encoded by the coding sequence GTGAGTGAACTCGCTAGAACAGTTGTTGTGCCGAGTGTTGGACTTACTGGGAAGAAGCTCGCGGTCTTTAAGGAGCTTGAAGAGCTCTATAGACAGGTGCTCGTAGAGCTTGTGGATTATGGATCTAGAAACAACATCGACTCATTCACTAGGCTGAAGAGGGATAAGTATCGTGAGTTACGTGGAAGACATCCACATTTACCAAGCCACTACATCCATACTGCTTGCCAAGACGCTTCTACTAGGATTAAGAGCTTCAATAAGCTCAAGAGGAGGGGTTTAGCAAAGTCTGAGAGACCTGAGGTCAGTAGGGTTAGCATCTGGCTTGACGATCACCTGTGGAAGCGTGTAGGATACACTACAATCCTCATCTACACCCATAAGGGCTGGATGCCGGTAGAGCTGGTGCCTCACAAGCTCTACTGGAGGTACGTTAATAGTGGCTGGGCTTTGAGGACGCAACCGAAGATAAGGATTGACTATAGACGTAGGAGGTTGCTGGTATACTTCGTGTTTGCCAAGGCTGTTGATGTTGATGAAAATAGTGTTAAACGTGTTATTTCCGTCGATGTTAATGAGGATAATGTGGCTGTTAAGGTTCTCAATAGGGTGTTCATTCTTGAAACAGGTGTTAAGAGGATCACCATCGGCTACGCTAGATATAGAGAGGCTGTGCAGAGTGTTAAGGGCAATGGATATGTTGGTAGAGCTATTCACGGTAGGGAGCGTAAGAGAAAGAGGGATATTAGATCGAAGATTGCGAATATAGTTTCTAACACAGCTAAGAGCCTCAACGCTGTAGTCGTGTTAGAGGAGCTTCCTAAGCAGTGCCCCAGGAATATGATTAGAGATGTTAGAGACCCGGCGCTAAGGCATAGGATATACCAAGCGGGCTTCAGGGGCATGGTTAAAGCTATTGAGGAGAAGTGCTTGGAGAGAGGGGTTCTCGTGGTTAAGGTAGACCCGAGGGACACTTCATCCACATGCCCATTCTGTAACTCTAAGCTGGTGAGGGGCAATGCCCCGAGGCAACTCAAATGCCCTAGATGCGGGTTTAGAGCTGGCAGAGATGTGGTAGCAGTGTTAAACCTCGAGAAGAAGTACCTAACTCCCAAGGGGCTCGTGCCGTTAACCCCAATGCCCAGTGACCCCACTCCAGAGGTAGCAGTGCTACCAGTGAAGAAGTGGGCGAGGAGAAAGTCCCTGGAGGGCACCACAAAACACCCTGAAACACCAACAAACACCCTCCAGGGACAAACGGTGTTTCACTAG